From the genome of Streptomyces xanthophaeus:
CACCGGACGGCATACGAAGGTGGGCCATGGTGCCCTCCTTCGCCAGCAGCTGCACGGAGGCACCAGCGGAGCGCGCGAACTTGGCGCCGCCACCGGGACGGAGCTCGATCGCGTGGATCGTGGTACCGACCGGGATGTTGCGGAGGGCCAGGTTGTTACCGGGCTTGATGTCGGCCGTGGGGCCGTTCTCAATCCGGTCGCCCTGCTTCAGAGCCTTCGGCGCGATGATGTAGCGCTTCTCGCCGTCCGCGTAGTGCAGGAGCGCGATGCGCGCGGTGCGGTTGGGGTCGTACTCGATGTGCGCGACCTTGGCCGGCACGCCGTCCTTGTCGTGACGACGGAAGTCGATCACGCGGTAGGCGCGCTTGTGTCCACCACCCTGGTGGCGAACGGTGATCCGACCGGTGTTGTTACGGCCGCCCTTGCTGTGCAGGGGGCGAACCAGCGACTTCTCCGGCGTGGACCGCGTGATCTCGACAAAGTCGGCGACGCTGGAGCCACGACGGCCCGGGGTCGTCGGCTTGTACTTGCGGATACCCATTTCTCAGTCCTCGTCCGATTCCGGACGACTAGACCTCCGTTAGGAGGCCTGGCCGCCGAAGATGTCGATACGGTTGCCCTCGGCAAGGGTCACGATGGCGCGCTTGGTGTTCGCACGCTTGCCGAAACCGGTCTTGGTGCGCTTGCGCTTACCCTGACGGTTGATCGTGTTGACCCCGGTGACCTTGACCGAGAAGACCGCTTCCACGGCCTGCTTGATCTGGGTCTTGTTGGCGCCGGGCGCGACGATGAACGTGTACTTGTTCTCGTCCAGCAGCGCGTAGCTCTTCTCCGAGACAACCGGCTTGATCAGCAGGTCGCGCGGGTCAGTGAAGGTCTTGCTGGTAACGGTCGCCTCAGACATCAGGCGTCGCTCCCTTCGGTCTCATCGGCCTTGGGGCCAGACACGAAGGACTCGAAAGCGGCCTGAGTGAAGACCACGTCGTCAGAGACGATCACGTCGTACGTGTTCAGCTGGCCCGGCTCCAGGATGTGAACCTGGGGCAGGTTGCGGGCGGACAGCCACGCGGCCTCTTCGGCGCGGTCGACGACCAGGAGCAGGTTCTTGCGCTCCGAGATCTTGCCGAACAGCGTCTTGGCGGCCTTCGTGGAGGCGGCACCCTCGACCACGCCGGTGACGACGTGGATGCGGGAGTGACGCGCACGGTCCGAGAGGGCACCGCGGAGGGCGGCGGCCTTCATCTTCTTCGGGGTCCGCTGCGAGTAGTCACGCGGCTGCGGGCCGTGGACAACGCCACCGCCGACGAACTGCGGAGCGCGGGTGGAACCCTGGCGAGCGCGGCCGGTGCCCTTCTGGCGGTACGGCTTGCGGCCACCACCACGGACTTCGCCACGACGCTTGGTCTTGTGCGTGCCCTGACGGGCAGCAGCCAGCTGAGCGACAACGACCTGGTGGATCAGCGGAACGCTGGTCTTCGCGTCGAAGATCTCCGCGGGGAGCTCGACGGTACCGGCCTTGTCGCCTGCCGGCGAAAGGATGTCAATGGTGCTCATTACCTCAAGCCCCCTTGGCCGCGGTACGGACCAGGACGAGGCCGCCGTTCGGACCGGGGACCGCGCCCTTGATGAGCAGCAGACCCTTCTCCGCGTCAACCGCGTGGATGGTCAGGTTCTGGGTGGTGACGCGCTCGTTACCCATACGACCGGCCATGCGCATGCCCTTGAAGACACGCCCAGGGGTGGCGCAGCCACCGATCGAACCGGGGGAGCGGTGCTTGCGCTGCACACCGTGACCGGCGCCGAGGCCCCGGAAGTTGTGCCGCTTCATGACACCGGCGAAGCCCTTGCCCTTGCTGTTGCCCGTGACGTCAACCTTGACGCCGGACTCGAACACCTCAGCAGTGATCTCCTGGCCGAGCGTGTACTCGCTGGCGTCGGAGGTGCGGAGCTCCACCAGGTGGCGGCGGGGGGTCACGTCGGCCTTGGCGAAGTGGCCCTTGAGGGGCTTGTTCACCTTGCGCGGGTCGATCTCGCCGAAGGCGATCTGGACCGACTCGTAGCCGTCGATGTCGTTCGTACGGACCTGGGTAACGACGCAGGGTCCGGCCTTGACCACGGTCACCGGGACGACACGGTTGTTCTCGTCCCAGACCTGGGTCATGCCGAGCTTCTCGCCCAGGACGCCCTTGATCTGCTTTGCCATCTTCTCGACGCCTCTCAGAGCTTGATCTCGATGTCAACGCCGGCCGGAAGGTCCAGGCGCATCAGCGAGTCAACGGTCTTGGGGGTCGGGTCGAGGATGTCGATCAGGCGCTTGTGCGTGCGCATCTCGAAGTGCTCGCGCGAGTCCTTGTACTTGTGCGGCGACTTGATGACGCAGTACACGTTCTTCTCAGTGGGCAGCGGCACCGGGCCCGCGACCGACGCACCAGTGCGCGTCACCGTCTCGACGATCTTCTTCGCCGAGGAATCGATGACCTCGTGGTCGTAGGCCTTGAGCCGGATGCGGATCTTCTGTCCCGCCATGGCTACTCCGTAGTCCTGTCTCTATGTGGAAACGCTCTGGCTCCCGGTCGGCTGCGGGACGGATCCCGCGGCCTCTCCTCCGACCCACGCGGTCGGGCGTGTCGCACTCCCTCTACAGAAAATTCCCATACGGAAATTCCCTCGTCCAAGGGGGTACGGTCCCAGTGACCGCGATTCGGGGGAGAAACACCCACCGAGTGCCTGGTGGGCACCGTGCTGACACTTCCCAGAAGATTCCCGTACGTCCGCCCCCATTGCTGCCCCGAGAGGCAGATTAAGGACGACGAGTACTGTGGGACTCGCTTCCGGTCCTCCCGGCGGGAGGCGCGCAGCATCGGCACTCAGCCGAGCAACTTGAGTAGTCTGCCATACGAGGCACGTACCTGGCCAATCGGGCCGAAGAGAATACCCCGCCACGCTGAGTGGTCAAACTGCACCACGCACATGGCGCGGCAGGGCTCTCCCCCGGTCAGGAGCGGGTGAAGGTCCCGCACCCTTCGCCCTCGATGTCCTTGCTGCGGTCGTACGGGTCCGTGGCGGGCCCGGTGGGTGTCCGGCCGGTCGGCGCGTCCTGCGGGAACTGCGGGTGAAGGTGGCCGTCGGCCACCTCGCATCGCACGTTCGACCACTCCGCGTGGTGCTGGTTCAGCTGGAGCCGGTCCCCCGAGGCCGTCCAGCGCGCCGGGTCGAGCAGGGACAGGGTGATCTGCCGGCGCACGATCGTGCGCTGCACGCTCGTTCCGCCCTTCGTCATCGGGTGGACGAAGGTGTAGTCCGTCACCACGCGCACCTCCCCGGGTTCCCCCTCCTCCACGCGCATGCTGCCGCGCACCTTGACGACGTCGCCGACGGGCTTGACCTCGGCCGGATCGAAGCGGGTGAAGAGCGTCAACGGGCTGTCCTGCTCCGTGGGCTTCGCCAGGTACTGCTCCAGCCGCTGGAGGCCGTCCGGTTGCAGGGGATCCAGGAGCGCCAGGGCTGCGGCGGGACGTTCGCCGCGCAGGGTCGCCGGGTCCAGGTTGGCCGCGACGAGGAACTGCTTGACCTGCTGCAGCGCGTCCGCGACCTTCTCCTTCGGCATCCAGCCCACGGCGGTGGCCTCGGGGACCTCGATCCCGGCGGCCCCGTCGGCCCACTGCAGGGCCGGAGACCCGCGGAAGGGTTCCTTCAGCGTCGGCAGGTCGGGGGCCACCGGGGGCGGCGGCGCGGTCGGCCGGGCCGTCTCCGCGGCCAGCGGCGCCTTCGCGGCCTCCCGGTCGGCGGTCTTGCCCGTGACCCGGTCGATGACCAGCTCGGGCCGCAGCGCGACCAGCGCGAGCCCGGCGATGAAGACGACGGCCAGAGTGGCCTTGATCCGCCGCCCGGCCCGGCCCCGCCCGCCCCGCGCCCCCCGCGGGGCGGGGCCGGTGCGCCAGCCCGCCGGATCCTGCTGGTCACGCAGCCGCTCGGTCACCATCCGGGCCCGTGCCGAGGGCTCCCGCGGCGCCTCCCCGGTGCCCGAGGAGGCTCGTTCCAGGAACGCCGCCAGCTCCTCGTCGGATATGCCCCCGCTGCGCGCGTCCTCGTCGTTCCTGCCCATGCCCCACCCCGTGTCGCATCCGTATGTGTCCGCTACGGCCGAGAGGCCCCGCACCGTGCGGTGCGGGGCCTCTCGGCCACCGATCGGGCGACTGGCCGCGCCGCCGGATCATGAAATCGTACTGCGGGAGGTGCCGGTCTCCGACGGGCCTCAGACCTCGGCGAGTTGCCCGTCGGTGACCGGCTCGGCGCTACGGCGCGGCACGGCGCCGCGCAGGGTCAGCAGCATCGCGGCGGCGGTGGCGAGCGAGCCGACGGCGTAGGCGAGGCCCACGCGCAGCGCGATGTCACCGGGGAGCAGGGTGATCCCGAGCAGGACCGCGGTGCCGAACACCCAGCAGACCAGCTGGGCGCGGTGCTTGTGCAGCACCATCTGGGCCTGGCCGAGGACCATCGCCAGCATGTAGCAGGTCGTCCCGACGGCGAACCACAGGAAGTCGAGATGGCCGAACTGGCCGGCCTTGGCCCGGAACAGGACCTCGATCAGCCAGGGTCCGAGCAGCACGGCGGGCACACCGCCGACCGCGCCGAGACCGAGCACCACCAGGCAGGCCTTGCGGAGCATCCGCGCGAAGCCCAGGTGGTCGCCGGCGGCCACCACCGTGGACAGGCCGGAGAGCAGCGAGGCCTGGAGCGAGCCGAAGACGAACAACGGCACCCGGGCCAGCACCAGGGCGCTGAGCAGGGCCGAGATCAAGGCGATGCGGGTCGGCTCCAGCAGCTGGGTGCTCATCACCGCCGCGTTGACCACCACCTGCGCCAGCAGGGTGGACGCGGTCAGCGGGCCGAGGCCGCGGACCAGCTCCCGGGTGGGGAACGCCCCGCCGGGCCGCGCCGCGCGCAGCGTCGGGGCCAGCGTGACCAGCAGGGCGATGAACGGCGCCACGACGAGGATCAGGCTGAAGGCGAGCGCCGAGTGCAGCCCGGCGGCGGCGCAGGCGAAGGCCAGCACGATCCGCAGGCCGCCGTCGACCGCGAGCTGGGAGCCGTACGCGGTGAACCGGCCGGTGCCGGCCAGGATGCCCCGCGTGAGGTAGCACAGGGCCATCCCGGCGAAGGCGCCGCCGAGCACGGCGACCATCTGGAGGTCACCGTGGAACAGCCGGTCGGCGATCGGCCGGGCGAAGACCGCGAGCGCGCCGAGGACCGCGCCGAGGACGCCCCCGGTCAGCAGTCCCGCCTTCCTGAGCACCGGCGCCGCGCCCTCACCGCGCACCGCGCGGGCGGCGACGATCCGGGTGAGCTCCTGCTCGATCGGGAAGAACAGGCCGATCCCGACGGACATCACCAGGGTCCACAGCACCGACACGCCGGCCTTCTCGGCCTCGGAGAGGCTGTGTCCGGCCACCGCGAGGTGGATGTAGGAGGCGGCGCCGAGTACGGCGGTGCCCCCCGCGACCATGGCGGTCCCGGGGGGCAGGGCTTTGAGCAGTTTCGCGATCGGGTTCATCCCGTAGCTTTCATCGGCCGCACGCTCAGCGCGTGGCGTGGCGGAGCATGGCGCTGACACCGGGCCGGCCGGCGTGCTTCACAGCGCCGGGCAGCAGGGTGATCGCGTGCAGCCGGGAGGAGAGGTGCAGTCGGGAGACCTTGGCGGCGCGCGGCCAGCCGTGCCGGTCCAGGCGGTCGGCGGTCTCCACGAAGAAGCGCTTGGCCTCCTCGAAGCGGTGGCCGGTGTAGGCCTTGGCGGAGGACTCGCTCCCGGCGTGCCGGCGGTAGCTGAAGCAGACCTCCGGCGTGGTGGCCAGGGTCTCCCCCGCTACCAGCAGGTCGACGACCAGGGCGAGGTCCTGGATCACGCCCAGGTCGGTGCGGAAGCCGAAGCGCTTGACCGCCTCGGTGCGCCAGCAGATCGACGGGAAGTACAGCCAGTTCCCGCGCAGCAGGCTGACGGCCAGCTCCTCGCCGCCGAGCAGGGCCTGGCCCGGGCCCTTCGGGGAGTACAGCTTGCGCTTGGTCCGGTCGACCAGGGTGTCGTACTCACGGCCGTCGGTGCCGATCACCAGGACGCCCGGCTGGATCATCGCGGCGGCCGGCTCGCGGTCGGCCGCGGCCCGCACCACCCGCAGGTAGTTCGGGTGCATGAGGTCGTCACAGCCCATGAGCACCAGGTACTCGTACTCGGCGAGCTCGACGCAGCGGTTGAAGTTGCCGGTCACCCCGAGGTTGTGCTCGTTGCGGAAGTAGCGGACGCGGGGGTCCGCCAGCTCCTCGAACCACTCGGGGACGCACGGCTCGCGGCCGTCGTCGACGACCGTGAGGCGCCAGTCGTCGCCGTCCTGGGCCAGGACGCTGCGGACGGCGTCCTGCATCAGTGCGACGTCGCCGTAGTACGGCAGGAGGATCTCGAAACGCGACATGTTCTCCGCCTAGGCCTTGGTCAGCTCGCGGGCGACCAGCTCGGCGGTGCGCTGCTGGAAGGCGGTGTACGCCGGGGTGCCGGGCGTGAACGCCTTGAGCTCGCCGGGCATCCGGCGGATCATCGCGAGCAGCAGCACGAGGCCGGCCCGGGTGAGGTAGACCATCGCCCGGAACGGGGAGGCGCTCGGCCGGCCGGTGGTCCGTTCGCGCATGGCCACGGGGATCTGGCGCACGGTGAAGCCCGAGCGGGCGGCGCCCACCATGGACTCGATGGTGTCCCCGAGGTACTCCACGGGGTACCAGCGGGCGAAGAACTCTATGAGCGGCCGGTTGCAGGCACGGAAGCCCGAGGTGGTGTCGGTGAGCTTGGTCCGGGTGATCCGCGACAGCACCACGGACAGCAGCGACATCGCCCACTTGCGCGGGCCGCGCACCGTGTAGTCGCCGTCACCGGCGAACCGGGCGCCTATGACCAGGTCGGCGTCGCCGACCGCGAGGCGCTCCAGCAGCGCCGGCACGTACGCCGGGTCGTGCTGGCCGTCGGCGTCCACCTGGATCGCCACGTCGTAGCCGTGCTGCTGCGCGTAGCGGTAGCCGAGCCGCATCGCGCCGCCGACACCGAGGTTGAACGGCAGCTGGGCGACGGCCGAGCCGGCGGCCCGGGCCACCTCGGCGGTGTTGTCCGCCGAACCGTCGTCGACCACGAGGGTGTCCACGTACGGCAGTTGCTGCTGGATCTCGCGCAGGACGGAGGGCAGACCGTCCTCCTCGTTCCAGGCGGGAAGAATGATCAGAACGCGACGACCGTCGTTCACGAATTCACCTGTGCCTCGATGGCGCCGGAATCCTCCGCGCGCGGCGACGTACTGGGGTAACCGCCCTGCTGGACGAGGTGCGCGCGGATCAGCGCGACGTCCTCCGCCAGGGTGCGGGTCTCCGCCTCCAGCCGGCTGGTCTCCCAGCTGAGGTGCAGACTCACCAGCAGGACCAGGACGAACCCGATGAAGAACACCAGGCTCACGCCGGATGCCACGCCGAGGCTCCTGGCCACCGGGTCCAGCAGGTCGGGGACGAACCCGAGCGGAGCGGCCAGCAATCCGATGGCGAGCCATATCGCCGCGTACTTCTCCCGCAGTTGCTGGCGGCGCAGCAGCTCGAGGATGTACCCCAGCACCAGAAGACCGGTGATGGAGGTCAGAACGGAGAGTCGCACAGCGGACGGCGCCTTTCGCGCGAAGGGGCCAACATCTTTATAGGAGAAGCATATGGCACGGCACATGACGCGAACGGGGCCCGAAAGGTTGCACCCCGGGCCCCGTGGACGACGCGCGTGTGGAGGCGATCAGCCTCTCCGGCTCACTTCGTGGAGGGCAGTCCCAGCAGATCAGCGAAGGCGGGGCGGGTGATCGCCTCGGCGAGCTGCTCCCGCCAGTCGGGCAGCGGTTCCAGCCCGGCGGCCGACCAGCCGTCGTGAGCAAGGACACTGAAGGCCGGGCGCGCGGCGGGGCGTACGAACGCCTCGGAGGTCGTCGGCCGGATCCGCTCGGGGTCGAGCCCGCTCAGCCGGTACGCCTCGCGCGCCAGCCCCATCCAGGTCGTACGGCCGCTCGCGGTGCCGTGGTAGACACCGGCCGGGGCCTTGCCCGCCAGCGCGGCAAGGCCGAGGTCGACCAGGCGGCGGGCGAGCGCGTAGGACCAAGTGGGCTGGCCGTGCTGGTCGTCGACCACGTCGAGGGTGTCCCGCTGGGCGGCCAGCTTCAGCATGGTGGCGACGAAGTTCGCGCCGTGCTCGCCGTACAGCCACGCGGTCCGCACGATGTAGCCGTCCTGCGGAAGCAGCTCGGCGACGGCCTGTTCCCCGACCAG
Proteins encoded in this window:
- the rplD gene encoding 50S ribosomal protein L4; protein product: MSTIDILSPAGDKAGTVELPAEIFDAKTSVPLIHQVVVAQLAAARQGTHKTKRRGEVRGGGRKPYRQKGTGRARQGSTRAPQFVGGGVVHGPQPRDYSQRTPKKMKAAALRGALSDRARHSRIHVVTGVVEGAASTKAAKTLFGKISERKNLLLVVDRAEEAAWLSARNLPQVHILEPGQLNTYDVIVSDDVVFTQAAFESFVSGPKADETEGSDA
- a CDS encoding lipopolysaccharide biosynthesis protein yields the protein MNPIAKLLKALPPGTAMVAGGTAVLGAASYIHLAVAGHSLSEAEKAGVSVLWTLVMSVGIGLFFPIEQELTRIVAARAVRGEGAAPVLRKAGLLTGGVLGAVLGALAVFARPIADRLFHGDLQMVAVLGGAFAGMALCYLTRGILAGTGRFTAYGSQLAVDGGLRIVLAFACAAAGLHSALAFSLILVVAPFIALLVTLAPTLRAARPGGAFPTRELVRGLGPLTASTLLAQVVVNAAVMSTQLLEPTRIALISALLSALVLARVPLFVFGSLQASLLSGLSTVVAAGDHLGFARMLRKACLVVLGLGAVGGVPAVLLGPWLIEVLFRAKAGQFGHLDFLWFAVGTTCYMLAMVLGQAQMVLHKHRAQLVCWVFGTAVLLGITLLPGDIALRVGLAYAVGSLATAAAMLLTLRGAVPRRSAEPVTDGQLAEV
- the rfbD gene encoding dTDP-4-dehydrorhamnose reductase, which codes for MTATPGTGRWLVTGAAGMLGQDVLAVLKDAGIEAEGAGRADLDITDPAAVRAAVEGAAVVVNCAAWTDVDGAETAEEAATAVNGTGVRVLAAACADAGARLLHVSTDYVLPGNATQPYREDAETGPVNAYGRSKLVGEQAVAELLPQDGYIVRTAWLYGEHGANFVATMLKLAAQRDTLDVVDDQHGQPTWSYALARRLVDLGLAALAGKAPAGVYHGTASGRTTWMGLAREAYRLSGLDPERIRPTTSEAFVRPAARPAFSVLAHDGWSAAGLEPLPDWREQLAEAITRPAFADLLGLPSTK
- the rplC gene encoding 50S ribosomal protein L3, with protein sequence MAKQIKGVLGEKLGMTQVWDENNRVVPVTVVKAGPCVVTQVRTNDIDGYESVQIAFGEIDPRKVNKPLKGHFAKADVTPRRHLVELRTSDASEYTLGQEITAEVFESGVKVDVTGNSKGKGFAGVMKRHNFRGLGAGHGVQRKHRSPGSIGGCATPGRVFKGMRMAGRMGNERVTTQNLTIHAVDAEKGLLLIKGAVPGPNGGLVLVRTAAKGA
- a CDS encoding glycosyltransferase family 2 protein, giving the protein MNDGRRVLIILPAWNEEDGLPSVLREIQQQLPYVDTLVVDDGSADNTAEVARAAGSAVAQLPFNLGVGGAMRLGYRYAQQHGYDVAIQVDADGQHDPAYVPALLERLAVGDADLVIGARFAGDGDYTVRGPRKWAMSLLSVVLSRITRTKLTDTTSGFRACNRPLIEFFARWYPVEYLGDTIESMVGAARSGFTVRQIPVAMRERTTGRPSASPFRAMVYLTRAGLVLLLAMIRRMPGELKAFTPGTPAYTAFQQRTAELVARELTKA
- the rplB gene encoding 50S ribosomal protein L2; this encodes MGIRKYKPTTPGRRGSSVADFVEITRSTPEKSLVRPLHSKGGRNNTGRITVRHQGGGHKRAYRVIDFRRHDKDGVPAKVAHIEYDPNRTARIALLHYADGEKRYIIAPKALKQGDRIENGPTADIKPGNNLALRNIPVGTTIHAIELRPGGGAKFARSAGASVQLLAKEGTMAHLRMPSGEIRLVDARCRATVGEVGNAEQSNINWGKAGRMRWKGVRPSVRGVAMNPVDHPHGGGEGKTSGGRHPVSPWGQKEGRTRSPKKASSKYIVRRRKTNKKR
- the rplW gene encoding 50S ribosomal protein L23; amino-acid sequence: MSEATVTSKTFTDPRDLLIKPVVSEKSYALLDENKYTFIVAPGANKTQIKQAVEAVFSVKVTGVNTINRQGKRKRTKTGFGKRANTKRAIVTLAEGNRIDIFGGQAS
- the rpsJ gene encoding 30S ribosomal protein S10, with protein sequence MAGQKIRIRLKAYDHEVIDSSAKKIVETVTRTGASVAGPVPLPTEKNVYCVIKSPHKYKDSREHFEMRTHKRLIDILDPTPKTVDSLMRLDLPAGVDIEIKL
- a CDS encoding glycosyltransferase, which produces MSRFEILLPYYGDVALMQDAVRSVLAQDGDDWRLTVVDDGREPCVPEWFEELADPRVRYFRNEHNLGVTGNFNRCVELAEYEYLVLMGCDDLMHPNYLRVVRAAADREPAAAMIQPGVLVIGTDGREYDTLVDRTKRKLYSPKGPGQALLGGEELAVSLLRGNWLYFPSICWRTEAVKRFGFRTDLGVIQDLALVVDLLVAGETLATTPEVCFSYRRHAGSESSAKAYTGHRFEEAKRFFVETADRLDRHGWPRAAKVSRLHLSSRLHAITLLPGAVKHAGRPGVSAMLRHATR
- a CDS encoding DUF2304 domain-containing protein, which gives rise to MRLSVLTSITGLLVLGYILELLRRQQLREKYAAIWLAIGLLAAPLGFVPDLLDPVARSLGVASGVSLVFFIGFVLVLLVSLHLSWETSRLEAETRTLAEDVALIRAHLVQQGGYPSTSPRAEDSGAIEAQVNS